One window of Anaerolineales bacterium genomic DNA carries:
- a CDS encoding glycosyltransferase family 39 protein yields the protein MSIANFRNFLIRYSWLIVSLFLLTGIIGTFNKNNGSTNLYAYQAEAFLRGDFAIQEKPNKLPGETIDYHGRIYIPFPPFPAVILTPFVAVFGRGDLKMYWIAFVMAALTCLTLYRILLKFELDRPTAAWVLAGFALGTGYWQIFRGSEWVWMFAQITAMLFLLLAFYESMCKGRGWLAGLLLGAAFLSRQLSIYMALFIVVLLWRNEGKQNRITNLGWFFAALGFSIALYLGFNYYRFGTFGSGYELMNYQAFGGPGNFLGERVSEFGVFDPVYFFYNAYHMFIQGYHVEFGGKTMLEVVGLSRFGVSLLAASPFVIAAFRARTDKWIQWGAWISVLLTLLTALFYHNNGYIQYNTQRFSLDFLPVLILLIAWGFNNSSSDLKSYWKGMIVYSIFLNVLTNLLPVY from the coding sequence ATGTCCATCGCAAACTTCCGCAATTTTCTCATCAGGTATTCCTGGCTCATCGTTTCATTATTTCTTTTGACGGGCATCATCGGGACGTTTAACAAAAACAACGGCTCGACCAATTTATACGCCTACCAGGCAGAGGCGTTCCTGCGTGGCGATTTCGCCATCCAGGAGAAGCCGAATAAACTGCCCGGCGAAACGATCGATTATCACGGACGGATCTACATCCCTTTCCCGCCATTCCCCGCGGTCATTCTCACACCGTTTGTCGCCGTCTTCGGAAGAGGGGATCTGAAAATGTATTGGATCGCCTTCGTCATGGCAGCCCTCACCTGTCTGACACTTTATCGCATCCTCCTTAAATTCGAGCTGGATCGTCCGACCGCAGCCTGGGTACTCGCCGGTTTCGCTCTGGGAACGGGATACTGGCAGATATTCCGCGGAAGCGAATGGGTGTGGATGTTCGCGCAGATCACCGCCATGCTTTTCTTGCTGCTCGCCTTTTACGAATCAATGTGTAAAGGCAGGGGCTGGCTTGCGGGCCTTCTGCTGGGTGCGGCATTCCTTTCGCGCCAATTGTCCATTTACATGGCACTTTTCATCGTCGTCCTCTTATGGAGGAACGAGGGAAAACAAAATCGGATCACGAACCTGGGCTGGTTTTTCGCCGCGCTTGGTTTCAGTATCGCGCTATATCTCGGTTTCAACTATTACAGATTCGGCACCTTTGGAAGCGGCTATGAACTGATGAACTACCAGGCATTTGGCGGACCCGGCAATTTCCTTGGCGAGCGGGTCAGTGAATTCGGGGTATTCGACCCTGTCTATTTTTTCTACAACGCCTACCACATGTTCATCCAAGGGTATCACGTCGAATTCGGCGGAAAAACAATGCTTGAGGTTGTCGGGCTGAGCCGCTTCGGCGTATCCCTACTCGCAGCAAGTCCGTTCGTCATTGCGGCCTTCCGCGCGAGGACGGATAAATGGATTCAATGGGGAGCCTGGATCAGTGTGCTCCTGACTCTACTAACAGCGTTGTTCTATCATAACAACGGTTACATCCAATACAACACCCAGCGCTTTTCGCTGGATTTTCTGCCGGTCTTGATCCTGCTCATCGCCTGGGGATTTAATAACTCAAGCAGCGACTTGAAATCTTACTGGAAAGGCATGATCGTCTATTCGATCTTTTTGAACGTTCTGACGAACCTCCTGCCTGTTTATTAA
- the trxB gene encoding thioredoxin-disulfide reductase, with protein sequence MTDNRHVKVLILGAGPAGLSAALYAARAELAPVVLTGMQLGGQAALTHTIENYPGFPEGVGGAQLGELFQKQAEHFGARVEFDMAHEVDFSQRPYKVTTDSGEYFAESIIITTGASPVHLNVPGEVELTGRGVSYCATCDGWFFKDKKVVVVGGGDSAFEEGLFITRYASSVTLIHRRDEYRAGAILQKRAKEHPKMNFIMNTVITEALGTDKLTALKLKNVVTGEESRFETDGLFIFIGHTPNTQMFQGKLEMSDLGYIKVNDKMETNIPGVYAAGEAADPHFRQVVTSAGMGAAAAIQATRYLESQEAESVHG encoded by the coding sequence ATGACGGATAACAGACATGTAAAAGTTTTGATCCTGGGGGCGGGACCGGCGGGGCTTTCAGCGGCGTTGTACGCCGCGCGGGCGGAACTTGCCCCGGTCGTCCTCACCGGGATGCAATTGGGCGGCCAGGCGGCATTGACCCATACGATCGAAAACTATCCCGGGTTTCCGGAAGGGGTGGGCGGAGCGCAGCTAGGCGAACTCTTCCAGAAACAGGCGGAACATTTTGGGGCAAGGGTTGAATTCGACATGGCGCACGAAGTGGATTTTTCCCAGCGGCCGTATAAAGTCACTACAGACAGCGGCGAGTACTTTGCCGAATCCATAATCATCACCACCGGCGCGAGCCCTGTGCATCTCAATGTTCCTGGTGAGGTGGAATTGACCGGACGGGGCGTATCCTATTGCGCCACCTGCGATGGCTGGTTCTTCAAGGATAAAAAAGTCGTTGTCGTGGGCGGAGGCGATAGCGCGTTCGAAGAAGGGCTCTTCATCACCCGTTATGCTTCCTCGGTCACGCTCATTCACCGGCGGGATGAATACCGCGCGGGGGCGATCCTGCAAAAGCGCGCCAAGGAGCATCCAAAAATGAACTTCATCATGAACACAGTCATCACGGAAGCGCTCGGTACCGATAAACTCACCGCCCTCAAACTCAAGAACGTTGTCACCGGCGAAGAAAGCAGATTTGAAACAGACGGGTTATTCATCTTCATCGGTCATACGCCCAACACGCAAATGTTCCAGGGCAAGCTCGAAATGAGCGACCTCGGCTACATCAAGGTCAACGATAAAATGGAAACCAACATCCCCGGCGTGTACGCGGCGGGCGAGGCGGCAGACCCGCACTTTCGGCAGGTGGTCACCTCGGCGGGGATGGGCGCGGCGGCGGCGATCCAAGCGACGCGTTATCTCGAGTCGCAGGAAGCCGAATCTGTTCACGGTTAA
- a CDS encoding sulfurtransferase — protein sequence MERKDILIEADELLKKTGDKNLRIFDATITDDVYLQRHIPGAVYFDHERFSDPDSPHTCTILSEARLVDAIGKAGISNDSEVVVYACGMIPYAMRAWWVLRYAGHNNVRVLNGGLTGWIKAGGGTEQTPNQYEPSVFVGSIRQGMFADKEEVAASIDDGKIAIVNVLPPISYEGARIPGSVNLSCMDLMEGDFTQGMDYLQPVDQIAARIAETAKYDRIITYCGGGIAAAVNAAAHLMTGHKNVAVYDGSLYEWLAEGMPVEGNGNWEIWKMQ from the coding sequence ATGGAGCGCAAGGATATTTTGATCGAAGCAGACGAACTGCTGAAAAAGACCGGCGATAAGAATCTCCGCATCTTCGATGCCACCATCACAGACGATGTGTACTTGCAGCGGCACATCCCCGGCGCGGTTTATTTCGACCACGAGCGATTTTCGGATCCGGATAGTCCGCATACCTGCACGATCCTGTCCGAAGCGCGGCTCGTGGATGCGATCGGCAAGGCGGGCATCTCCAATGATTCGGAAGTGGTGGTGTATGCCTGTGGGATGATCCCTTATGCGATGCGAGCCTGGTGGGTCTTGCGGTATGCAGGGCATAACAATGTCCGCGTTCTCAACGGCGGATTGACCGGGTGGATAAAAGCTGGGGGCGGCACCGAGCAGACGCCCAATCAGTATGAGCCGTCGGTTTTTGTGGGTTCGATCCGGCAAGGGATGTTCGCCGATAAAGAGGAGGTCGCAGCATCCATCGATGACGGGAAAATCGCCATAGTGAATGTTCTTCCACCGATCAGTTATGAAGGCGCGCGCATCCCCGGCTCGGTCAATCTCTCCTGCATGGATTTGATGGAGGGGGATTTTACTCAAGGCATGGATTATCTTCAGCCGGTCGATCAGATTGCGGCTCGAATCGCGGAAACGGCAAAATACGACCGCATCATCACCTACTGCGGCGGCGGGATCGCGGCGGCGGTAAATGCTGCGGCGCACCTGATGACGGGGCACAAAAATGTTGCCGTGTACGACGGCTCCCTTTACGAATGGCTTGCCGAAGGAATGCCCGTCGAAGGGAATGGGAATTGGGAAATTTGGAAGATGCAATAG
- a CDS encoding DinB family protein, with translation MRITPPPLEEYAPFYADYVQRAAARGDVSTSLSNQLDEIRSTLGALSDSQARFKPGPAEWSIKEVVSHLIDVERVFSYRFLRVSRKDKTPLPGFEQDDFVRESMADELPFASLLDEFESVRHATIRMVQNTKDSAFAEVGSASGAPISARALAYMIVGHVDHHMASLREKYLPAA, from the coding sequence ATGAGAATTACCCCTCCACCTCTTGAAGAATACGCTCCCTTCTATGCCGACTACGTTCAACGAGCCGCCGCACGCGGGGATGTCTCCACCTCCCTGTCGAATCAGCTCGATGAAATTCGGTCCACGCTGGGAGCGTTATCCGACTCTCAAGCGCGCTTCAAACCCGGACCCGCGGAATGGTCCATCAAAGAAGTCGTTTCTCATCTGATAGACGTCGAACGGGTTTTTTCTTATCGGTTCCTGCGCGTCTCGCGCAAGGATAAGACCCCCCTGCCCGGCTTCGAGCAGGATGATTTCGTACGAGAGTCCATGGCAGACGAACTTCCATTTGCGAGCCTGCTCGATGAATTCGAATCCGTCCGCCATGCCACCATCCGTATGGTTCAAAATACGAAAGACTCCGCCTTTGCCGAAGTCGGAAGCGCAAGCGGCGCGCCGATCAGCGCCCGCGCGTTGGCTTATATGATCGTCGGTCATGTGGACCATCACATGGCGAGCTTGCGCGAAAAATATCTTCCGGCTGCTTAA
- the mdh gene encoding malate dehydrogenase, which yields MKKISIVGAGNTGATAAHWIAERELADVVLLDVVEGMPQGKSLDMLEAMPIIGKDTHVMGTNNYEDTKKSDIVIITAGIARKPGMSREDLLKTNAEIVGNAARETLKHSPNAIFIVLTNPLDTMAYLTMKVTGLPRERVIGQAGILDSARMRAFVAMEANVSVENVQCYVLGGHGDEMVPLTRHSNIAGIPLKEYLPADKLAAIVERTRKGGGEIVNLLKTGSAYYAPSLACVQMAEAILKDKKLIVPCATYMNGEYGLKDMYFGVPVMLGAKGMERIIEYKFDAEEKAMFEKSAASVKESHEALKSVVSL from the coding sequence ATGAAAAAAATCTCAATTGTTGGCGCGGGCAACACCGGCGCAACCGCTGCGCATTGGATTGCCGAGCGCGAACTTGCGGATGTGGTTCTGCTCGATGTAGTGGAAGGCATGCCGCAGGGCAAGAGCCTCGATATGCTCGAAGCCATGCCCATTATAGGTAAGGATACGCATGTGATGGGGACGAACAATTACGAAGACACCAAAAAATCGGACATTGTCATTATCACCGCTGGAATAGCCCGCAAACCCGGCATGAGCCGCGAGGATTTGTTGAAGACGAATGCCGAGATCGTGGGCAATGCCGCCAGGGAAACCCTGAAACATTCGCCGAATGCGATCTTCATTGTGTTGACCAACCCGCTCGACACGATGGCATACCTCACCATGAAAGTGACCGGCCTGCCGCGCGAACGGGTCATCGGCCAGGCGGGCATTTTGGACTCCGCTCGTATGCGCGCTTTCGTTGCCATGGAAGCCAATGTATCTGTTGAAAATGTCCAGTGCTATGTGCTGGGCGGCCACGGCGATGAAATGGTCCCGCTGACACGGCATTCCAATATTGCGGGCATCCCCTTAAAGGAATATCTTCCCGCCGATAAACTTGCCGCCATCGTGGAACGCACGCGCAAGGGCGGCGGCGAGATCGTGAATCTATTGAAGACCGGTTCCGCCTATTATGCTCCCTCGCTTGCCTGTGTGCAAATGGCGGAGGCGATCCTGAAGGACAAGAAGTTGATCGTGCCGTGCGCCACTTACATGAACGGCGAATACGGCTTGAAGGATATGTATTTCGGCGTCCCAGTAATGCTTGGGGCAAAAGGAATGGAGCGCATCATCGAATACAAATTCGACGCCGAAGAAAAAGCGATGTTCGAGAAGTCCGCGGCTTCAGTGAAGGAGTCGCACGAAGCGTTGAAGAGCGTTGTCAGCCTGTAG
- a CDS encoding DUF4386 domain-containing protein, translating to MTNRYTGLSPQIYARTVGILYLIVIAAGIIAQLFISGRIVVIDDAAMTAANILAHENLFRLGFTLYLIEMTSQIAMTAFMYVLLKPVSGSFSLLALVFGLGGCVIKTFSRLFYIAPLLVLGNAHYLSAFNVDQLQALTLLLLEVNDQAAGMALPFFGFSTLVNGVLIFRSTFLPRALGVLSILGGLGWLTYLYPPLGNQLLIYVLFAALIGSVSQILWLLFKGVNVDQWNKLACEAS from the coding sequence ATGACCAACAGATACACTGGATTATCACCGCAAATTTATGCGCGGACTGTCGGAATTCTATATTTGATCGTCATTGCCGCGGGAATCATTGCCCAATTGTTCATCAGTGGCAGGATCGTCGTGATTGATGACGCCGCGATGACGGCAGCCAACATTTTGGCTCACGAGAATCTGTTTCGATTGGGTTTTACGCTCTACCTCATTGAAATGACCTCTCAAATTGCCATGACGGCATTCATGTATGTTTTGCTCAAGCCAGTCAGCGGGAGCTTTTCCCTCCTTGCACTGGTTTTTGGTCTTGGAGGATGCGTCATCAAAACCTTTAGCCGCCTCTTTTACATCGCCCCCCTGCTCGTCCTTGGAAATGCGCACTACCTGAGCGCCTTTAATGTAGATCAGCTGCAGGCGTTAACCCTCCTTTTGCTCGAAGTGAATGACCAGGCGGCTGGCATGGCACTTCCATTCTTCGGATTTTCCACGCTCGTGAACGGTGTTTTGATCTTTCGATCCACTTTCCTGCCTCGCGCGCTGGGGGTATTATCGATCCTGGGAGGTTTGGGGTGGCTGACCTACCTGTATCCGCCGCTTGGAAACCAGTTGCTAATTTACGTACTGTTTGCCGCGCTGATCGGGAGCGTGTCGCAAATACTCTGGCTGCTCTTCAAGGGTGTCAACGTGGATCAATGGAATAAACTCGCATGTGAAGCTTCGTAG
- a CDS encoding MBL fold metallo-hydrolase, whose amino-acid sequence MPDYFIETFVDTGLGNSAYLIGSHATKKGILIDPLRDVDRYLNAASERGLTLTHVLDTHLHADFISGNREIANQTNAIIGASAEAGVGFDHTPLTEDSVIDLGAFQIRVMTTPGHTPEHISFLLTEADGKIPAALFSGGALIVGGAARTDLLTPELTRPLASLLFHTIHDKLLKLPDEVNVFPTHGAGSFCVAPASSDRTTTIGRERKTNQLAQPQNEEEFIERALTGLPDYPTYYKYMRGLNQKGAKILGGVPILKPLSAGEVKSMMDEGVVVLDVRHHKEFAAGHIPGSYGIRVDAPLIVWAGWVIPFGSKIILLAESADQRESAARQLIRIGYDDIAGYLEGGIEAWAKELPVETVQSISPKELRERLDEVAVIDVRRLSEWNDGHIPNAIHFEGGRVAWDDLNFPKDKPLVIQCASGNRSMVAISVLKRRGFQNVIQADGGINKWKMSGFETV is encoded by the coding sequence CTCGGCAACTCTGCTTACCTGATCGGATCACACGCAACGAAGAAAGGGATTTTGATCGATCCGCTTCGCGACGTGGACCGATACCTGAATGCCGCTTCCGAGCGGGGTCTTACACTGACGCATGTCCTTGACACCCACCTGCACGCGGATTTCATCTCCGGCAACCGCGAGATCGCGAATCAAACAAACGCAATCATCGGCGCCAGCGCAGAGGCAGGGGTCGGTTTTGATCACACGCCGCTTACCGAAGACTCGGTCATCGATCTCGGCGCGTTCCAAATCCGGGTGATGACGACGCCTGGACATACGCCGGAACATATTTCGTTTTTGCTCACCGAAGCGGATGGCAAAATTCCAGCCGCTCTCTTCAGCGGCGGCGCGCTCATCGTCGGCGGCGCGGCGCGGACGGATCTACTCACGCCGGAACTCACGCGCCCGCTGGCGAGTCTGTTGTTTCATACCATTCACGATAAATTGCTGAAACTTCCCGACGAAGTAAACGTCTTCCCCACCCATGGGGCGGGCTCGTTCTGTGTGGCTCCCGCTTCATCCGACCGGACGACGACCATCGGGCGCGAGCGAAAAACGAATCAACTTGCCCAGCCGCAAAACGAAGAGGAATTCATCGAACGCGCATTGACGGGTCTGCCGGATTACCCCACTTATTACAAATACATGCGCGGGTTGAATCAAAAAGGCGCAAAAATCCTCGGCGGCGTTCCGATTCTCAAACCGTTATCGGCAGGTGAGGTTAAGTCAATGATGGATGAGGGCGTCGTTGTATTGGACGTTCGTCATCACAAGGAATTTGCCGCGGGGCACATTCCCGGCTCATACGGTATCCGCGTCGATGCTCCGCTCATCGTTTGGGCGGGTTGGGTGATTCCGTTCGGGAGCAAAATCATCCTCCTCGCGGAATCCGCAGACCAAAGGGAGTCTGCGGCGCGGCAGTTGATCCGCATCGGTTACGATGACATCGCTGGTTATCTCGAAGGGGGAATCGAAGCCTGGGCGAAGGAACTCCCGGTTGAAACGGTGCAATCCATCAGCCCGAAAGAATTGCGCGAACGGTTGGACGAAGTGGCGGTAATCGATGTGCGGCGGTTGAGCGAATGGAACGACGGGCACATCCCCAACGCGATCCACTTCGAAGGCGGAAGAGTCGCATGGGACGATTTGAATTTTCCGAAGGACAAACCTTTGGTGATCCAATGCGCGAGCGGCAACCGCTCCATGGTTGCGATCTCGGTATTAAAACGGCGCGGATTCCAGAATGTGATCCAGGCGGATGGCGGCATCAACAAATGGAAAATGAGCGGGTTTGAGACCGTCTAA
- a CDS encoding S9 family peptidase yields the protein MSKTRNAPSAPKRRHEMTQHGVTRIDDYYWMRDRNDPETMKYLRAESDYLEEVMGHTKSLQERLFSEMKGRIQETDSTVPEKRGEYFHYERHEEGKQYPIFCRRYKSLDADEEILLDQNQLAEGKAFCGISGFETSPDGTKLAYVADFEGSEVFTLYIKDLLSGEYFPETIGNVSGSAYERFGVEWANDNKTVFYITLDETLRPDKLFRHIIGTDPKDDMMILHEADETFHLYVHRTRDRALIMTYHYSTDTREIRFLDANDPTGGFRILQPRIEGLDYNAAHHMGRFFIVHNDGAKNFKVSVTSAVAPNKENWKEIIPHREDVLVDYLDTFENHLVVYERKGGLRQIRISDADGISNVRYVKFPEPSYNAHPEGNPEFKINLLRLKYSSLITPNTTVDVHMDTGEWEIKKVDEVRGFDKTNYQLERIHAIAADGTKVPVTIAYRKDLQKKDGANPALMYGYGSYGATIDPYFDSNRFSLIDRGFVYAVAHIRGGYDMGRDWYEQGRMEHKRNTFTDFIACAEHLVQEGYVAKDKLAIQGASAGGLLVGACMTMRPDLFKVVIAKVPFVDVVTTMNDPSIPLTTQEYDQWGNPEDKMMFEYMLSYSPYDNLTATDYPNLLITTGLNDPRVAFWEPAKFMAKLRELKTDDNLAVFYVNYNSGHAGASGRFDYIREIALDYAFLLDRFNLERPKKPD from the coding sequence ATGAGCAAAACAAGAAACGCGCCATCCGCCCCGAAACGCCGCCATGAAATGACCCAGCACGGCGTCACCCGCATCGACGATTACTACTGGATGCGTGACAGGAACGATCCGGAGACGATGAAATATCTCCGCGCCGAGAGTGATTACCTCGAAGAGGTGATGGGACATACGAAATCCCTGCAGGAGCGGCTCTTCTCCGAGATGAAGGGCAGGATTCAGGAAACGGACTCAACCGTCCCGGAGAAGCGAGGCGAATATTTCCATTATGAAAGGCATGAAGAGGGGAAGCAATATCCCATCTTTTGCCGCCGATACAAATCGCTCGACGCGGACGAGGAAATATTGCTCGACCAAAATCAACTGGCGGAGGGAAAAGCGTTCTGCGGAATCAGCGGGTTCGAGACCAGTCCAGACGGGACGAAACTTGCCTACGTGGCGGATTTCGAGGGCAGCGAGGTTTTTACGCTTTATATCAAAGACCTTCTCAGCGGGGAATATTTCCCTGAAACGATCGGCAACGTGTCCGGCAGCGCATACGAGCGTTTCGGCGTGGAATGGGCGAACGATAACAAGACCGTCTTTTACATTACATTGGATGAGACGCTGCGCCCCGATAAATTATTCCGTCACATCATCGGCACCGACCCCAAAGACGATATGATGATCCTGCATGAAGCGGACGAGACGTTTCATTTGTACGTCCACAGGACACGCGACCGCGCTTTGATAATGACCTACCATTACAGCACGGATACCCGCGAGATCCGTTTTTTGGATGCGAACGATCCGACCGGCGGATTTCGCATCTTGCAGCCGCGTATAGAAGGATTGGATTACAACGCGGCGCATCACATGGGCAGATTTTTCATCGTCCATAACGACGGCGCGAAGAATTTCAAAGTCAGCGTGACGTCCGCTGTTGCACCGAACAAGGAGAATTGGAAAGAGATCATTCCCCACCGCGAGGATGTGTTGGTGGATTACCTCGATACGTTCGAGAATCATCTGGTCGTCTATGAACGCAAAGGCGGTTTGAGGCAAATACGTATCAGCGACGCTGACGGAATAAGCAATGTCCGGTATGTAAAATTCCCCGAACCGTCGTATAACGCGCATCCTGAAGGAAATCCGGAATTCAAGATAAACCTTTTGCGTCTGAAATATTCCTCTCTCATCACACCCAATACGACCGTCGACGTTCACATGGACACAGGCGAATGGGAGATTAAAAAGGTGGATGAGGTCAGAGGTTTCGACAAAACCAATTACCAATTGGAGCGCATCCATGCGATAGCGGCGGACGGGACGAAGGTGCCGGTCACGATTGCCTATCGGAAGGATTTACAAAAGAAAGACGGGGCCAATCCCGCGTTGATGTACGGTTACGGCTCTTACGGCGCGACGATTGACCCGTACTTCGACTCGAACCGATTCAGCCTGATCGACCGGGGATTTGTCTATGCCGTCGCGCACATCCGCGGCGGTTATGATATGGGGCGCGACTGGTACGAACAAGGCAGGATGGAACATAAGCGCAATACGTTCACCGACTTCATCGCCTGCGCCGAACATTTGGTTCAAGAAGGATACGTCGCGAAAGATAAACTCGCCATCCAGGGTGCTTCGGCGGGCGGGCTGCTCGTCGGCGCGTGCATGACCATGCGCCCGGACTTGTTCAAAGTCGTCATCGCAAAGGTCCCTTTCGTGGATGTGGTCACGACCATGAACGACCCATCCATACCGCTCACCACGCAGGAATACGACCAATGGGGAAACCCGGAAGATAAGATGATGTTCGAATATATGCTTTCGTATTCACCCTACGACAATTTGACAGCGACGGACTACCCAAACCTGCTCATCACTACAGGCTTGAACGATCCGCGCGTGGCGTTCTGGGAACCGGCGAAGTTCATGGCGAAATTGCGAGAACTCAAGACCGACGATAATCTCGCGGTCTTCTATGTCAATTACAACTCCGGTCACGCCGGGGCAAGCGGCCGGTTCGACTACATCAGGGAAATTGCGCTGGATTACGCATTTCTACTCGACCGGTTTAACCTGGAAAGACCGAAAAAGCCTGATTGA
- a CDS encoding DUF4386 domain-containing protein, giving the protein MNNQTTSQQTSARVAGFTFLFYIAAGISSLSLGGEAQGVELLYFLQSLSAFVLGVTLYEITRGQGPVLALLALTCRIAEGIGSGESEIFFALGSLFFCWLLLRGRLIPAWMAWLGVIASALLTVTLPLQLVGVLAGTGWASSITWILWLPMLVFEVAVAFWMLVKGVSTGQGPTMMQSTP; this is encoded by the coding sequence ATGAATAACCAAACAACCTCACAGCAGACCTCTGCAAGGGTCGCCGGATTCACATTTCTTTTCTACATTGCAGCCGGGATTTCCAGCCTCTCGCTTGGCGGCGAAGCGCAGGGAGTCGAATTGTTGTACTTCCTGCAATCGCTCTCGGCTTTTGTGCTGGGTGTGACTCTTTATGAGATTACACGCGGACAGGGACCCGTCCTCGCATTGCTGGCACTGACCTGCCGCATCGCGGAAGGTATTGGGTCTGGCGAAAGTGAAATCTTTTTTGCATTGGGCAGTCTTTTCTTTTGCTGGCTCCTCTTGCGCGGACGGTTGATCCCCGCCTGGATGGCGTGGCTGGGTGTCATTGCATCGGCTTTGTTGACAGTGACCCTGCCGTTGCAACTCGTGGGAGTATTGGCAGGCACGGGCTGGGCTTCATCGATCACGTGGATACTCTGGCTGCCGATGCTGGTCTTCGAGGTGGCAGTTGCCTTTTGGATGCTGGTCAAGGGGGTTTCTACGGGGCAGGGTCCTACAATGATGCAATCCACACCTTAA
- a CDS encoding citrate (Si)-synthase: MILYEKIAAQLPAWRERIKSLAKDHAEVVVDKVTVGQIVGGMRDIKSLLTDVSYVDSNEGIRFRGLSIPEVLKKLPKPRSAKVPLVGGLYYLLMVGEIPTMEEAMAVEDEWDKRAEIPDYVYKMLKTMPKDAHPMILLNLAVMSLERNSAFARKYREGMKKDEYWEPALEDSLDLTAKIPVIAAFIYRYKYFGEKKKPGYNAKLDYGANFARMMKISDKKGYADLSRLYFILHSDHESGNVSAHSTHLVGSSLSDIYFAYSAGLSGLAGPLHGLANQECLAWLLEVIKRFDGVPSRDDLYKFAWDTLNSGKVIPGYGHAVLRVPDPRFTAQMEFAKARFPHDDLVRLADMVFDVVPTVLKEQGKAKNPAPNVDAISGTLQYYYGVREFDFYTVLFGVGRALGVTANYVWSRALSMPIERPKSVTTKMLEEAVAKSLQPL; this comes from the coding sequence ATGATTCTATATGAAAAGATCGCCGCACAACTTCCCGCATGGCGGGAACGAATTAAATCCCTTGCCAAGGACCACGCCGAAGTCGTGGTCGACAAGGTCACGGTCGGGCAGATCGTCGGCGGGATGCGCGATATCAAATCCCTGCTTACAGATGTCTCTTATGTCGATTCCAACGAAGGCATCCGCTTTCGCGGATTGTCCATCCCTGAAGTGTTGAAGAAACTTCCCAAACCGCGCAGCGCGAAGGTTCCGCTCGTGGGCGGTTTGTATTATCTTTTGATGGTCGGCGAAATCCCCACCATGGAAGAGGCGATGGCCGTCGAAGACGAATGGGATAAACGTGCTGAAATTCCCGACTACGTCTACAAGATGCTGAAGACCATGCCCAAGGATGCGCACCCCATGATCCTTTTGAATCTGGCGGTCATGTCTCTGGAGCGCAACTCTGCCTTTGCAAGAAAATACAGGGAAGGCATGAAGAAGGACGAATATTGGGAACCCGCGCTGGAAGACAGCCTTGATCTGACTGCCAAGATCCCGGTGATCGCGGCATTCATCTACCGCTACAAATATTTCGGCGAGAAGAAGAAACCGGGTTATAACGCCAAGTTGGATTACGGCGCAAATTTCGCGCGCATGATGAAGATCTCGGATAAAAAGGGTTATGCGGATCTTTCGCGCCTTTACTTTATCCTGCATTCCGATCATGAATCAGGGAACGTATCGGCTCATTCCACCCATCTTGTCGGATCATCACTCTCAGACATCTATTTCGCCTATTCCGCCGGTCTGAGCGGACTCGCCGGTCCGCTTCACGGGCTTGCCAACCAGGAATGTCTTGCCTGGCTTCTCGAAGTGATCAAGCGGTTCGACGGCGTGCCTTCGCGCGACGACTTGTATAAGTTTGCATGGGATACGCTGAACAGCGGCAAGGTCATTCCGGGATACGGTCATGCCGTTCTGCGCGTGCCCGATCCCCGCTTCACTGCGCAGATGGAATTCGCCAAGGCTCGCTTTCCGCACGACGATCTCGTCCGCCTCGCGGATATGGTATTTGATGTGGTGCCGACCGTGCTCAAGGAACAGGGCAAGGCGAAGAACCCCGCACCGAACGTGGACGCGATCAGCGGGACGCTTCAATATTATTACGGTGTCCGCGAATTCGATTTTTACACCGTGTTATTCGGCGTCGGCCGTGCTCTCGGCGTGACCGCCAACTACGTCTGGTCGCGCGCGCTAAGCATGCCCATCGAGCGTCCCAAGTCGGTGACGACGAAGATGCTGGAAGAGGCGGTTGCAAAATCCCTGCAACCTTTGTAA